The following nucleotide sequence is from Acidobacteriota bacterium.
CCTCTTCGTTCTTGGACTCTTCCTCCTGGGACGCCGATGGAAAGCGCTCCTTCTGCAGGTGTCCGCCTTCACGGTAGCGCACACCATGACGCTGGCATTGTCGATCTACGGCGTCGTCGCGTTGCCCTCGCGCTGGGTCGAGGTCCTGATCGCGTTGTCCATCGTGTACGTCGCCGTGGAGAACCTCCTGACGGATCGGGTCCAATCGTGGCGACTGGCTCTGGTCTTCGGCTTTGGACTCCTCCACGGGCTGGGGTTTGCCGGCGCGCTCCGCGAACTTGGGCTCGGGAAGGATCGTTTCCTCGTGTCGTTGATCTCGTTCAACGTCGGCGTCGAATTCGGTCAGCTGGCGGTGATCCTGGTGGCGTTCGTGCTGGTGGGTCGGTATCGACGATTACCCTGGTATCGGCCCCGGATCGTCGTGCCGGTGTCCCTGATGATCGCCGCCGTCGCTCTCTTCTGGACCGTGCAACGGGCCATCGCCTGAACTGGGCAAGTTCCGATGTTATCTCTATAGTACGCATCCGATTACTGCCATGGAACTCACAGACACCATCCTTCGAAAAGAGACCGAGCGGCGACGGACGTTCGCCATCATCTCGCACCCCGACGCCGGTAAGACGACGTTGACGGAGAAGCTTCTGCTATACGGCGGTGCCATCCGTCAGGCGGGCGCGGTGCGGGCCCGCCGCGCTGCGCGTCATGCAACGAGTGACTGGCTCGAACTCGAAAAACAGCGAGGCATCTCCGTCAGCAGCTCGGTCATGACCTTCGAGCACCATGGGCTTCGGGTCAATATTCTGGATACCCCGGGTCACCATGACTTCAGCGAGGATACCTACAGGACGCTGACCGCCGCCGACAGCGCCGTCATGTTGATCGATGCGGCCAAGGGGGTCGAGCCACAGACGCGGAAACTGTTCCAGGTCTGTCGCATGCGTGGCATCCCGATCTTCACATTCATCAACAAGTGGGATCGTCGTGGCCATGAACCCTTGGATCTGATGAGCGAGATCGAGGAAGTGCTGGGGATTCACTCGACCGCCGCCAACTGGCCGATCGGTGCGGGCAGCGACTTCTCGGGGATCTACGATCGACTCAAACAGCGCCTCTCGTTGTTCAAAGGGGGAAACCACGGAACGTCCCAGGTCGAGGAACAGCAGATCGACGGCGCTCCGGATTCCGAGGCGATCCGCGAGGCGTTGGGAACCCAGGCCGAGACGCTGAGGGACGAGCTGGAATTACTCGATGGCGCCGGCGAGTCGTTCGACCGAGACAAGGTTGCCCGTGGCGAGTTGACGCCGGTATTTTTCGGCAGCGCGTTGACGAACTTCGGTGTTTTTCCACTGCTAGAGAATTTTCTGGACCTGGCACCGTCACCGCAGCCGAGAGAATCGGATGTTGGACCCGTGGATCCTCTGGACCCCTCGTTCAGCGGCTTCGTCTTCAAGATTCAGGCAAACATGGACCCGGATCATCGAGACCGCGTGGCCTTCGTACGCGTCTGTTCCGGCCGCTTCCTGAAGGGTGAGACGACGACCCATGTGCCGTCGAAGAAGAAGATCCGTCTTGCCAACTCCACGCTGCTGATGGCGCAAGACCGCCAGGAGGTCGACGAGGCCTACCCGGGCGACGTGGTGGGTCTGTTCGATCCCGGGACGTTTCGGATCGGCGACACACTTAGCGATCGGGGAGACTTTAACTACGCGGGCATCCCCAGTTTTTCGCCGGAGCATTTTGCCAGGGTGCATGTCGCGGAGACGTTGCGTCGTAAGGCGTTGACCAAGGGACTGGATCAGTTGACTCAGGAGGGGCTCGTGCAACTGTTCAGCGAACCGGGTGCCGGCAGTGCGGCACCGGTCCTGGGCGCGGTGGGGCCCTTGCAATTCGAGGTACTCAAGTTCCGCATGGAGAGCGAGTACAGCGTGGAGTTGAAACTCCAACCCCTCAAGTTCAAGGTCGCACGATGGCTGCGTGGTGACTTCGATCCGGCGGCGTTCATCCACTCGCAGACCGCCAAGCTTCTGGAGGATCGCGAGGGGCAGCCGGTTCTTCTGGTGGACAACCAGTATTCGCTACGTTGGATCCAGGACAAACACGAAGGGTTGGAGTTTCTGGAGACCGCCGGCTAGCCGCGGATGCGAATGGCGCTGACCTGCCCGCTCTGCGTGTCGGTGGTCACGATCAACTCCTGACCGATCGCTAGGTCGGCAAATTCCAGCCGCCGACGCCCATCGAAACTCGACTTCTTCTGCGCCCTGATGACGGTTCTCTCGTCGATGACGACGAGGACTTCCTTCCGCGTGACCTTATCGAAAACGCGTAGAACCCGTTCTTCTGCTCGAATTTCGAGGAGATCGCATCGCCGACTGTCAACGGTGGAGAAGCTGCCGAATCCCGGATCGTTCGTCGACGAGCTCGAGCTCGAAGGGCCCGACGCCATCAGCGGCATGGCAACGATGGTCACTAGAAGCCAGAGCACAAGAATGGTTCGTGTCATCTTCACCTCATCAGGAGAAACAACGATGTTCACCGAAACCTTCCCGTTCAGGATATCTTCTTTCTGATGTTCCCACCCATCGCCGGATCCAGCCGCGGGCTCGTTCTCTTGGGTGGCGTCGCGATGCTGACCTATGTGCGGGCATCGTTCGGCGCCGGATGGACCAGTAGCCGCTCAGACGTCCTGGAAGTACTGGCTCTTTTTGCCGGGATATTCTTGCTCTACGGCGTCTCCTACGGACACGCCGCCTCGCTGTCCCGAGATGCCGACCGACGGCGCTCCGTCGTGAAAATCATCCTGTTATTTGCCGTCGGCTTTCGACTGGCATTTGTCGGCGTTGGGCTGCCTGCCGATGACCCCCTGGGTGGACTGGCCGATGACCTGAAGGGCGACGGCCCCGTCGTGACGCAATTCGTCGCCTACGACAACGACATCTGGCGTTACCTGTGGGACGGTCATGTCAGCGCCGCCGGGCTCTCGCCGTTCAATCTGAGCCCCGACGCGGCGGCGGATCTTCCGGAATCGGAGCTTCTGGACGATCCGTGGTGGCTGGTGCACGAACGCGTGGATCACGGCTCCTACCGGACCGTCTACCCACCCGTGGCGCAACACACGTTTCTGACTCTTCATCGAGTTGCACCGGCCTCCGCGATGGCGGTCAAACTTCTGATGATGCTCTTCGATATCGGCAGTTGTTGCGTTCTGGCCGGCATCGTGTCACGACTGAACGCCCCACCGAGTTGTCTGCTGCTCTACGCGTGGAACCCGTTGGCCATCAAAGAGCTGGCGGGCTCCGGGCATGTCGATGCCATGTTGATCTTTTTCGTATTGCTGGCCGTGGACCGACTCCTGCGTGGGGCGTCGGTCACAGGCGGCGCCGCGCTGGGGCTTGCGATCGCCTCGAAACTGACACCGGCTCCGCTGGTGATCCTCCTCATGCGACGACGAGGGGGCCGGCAGTCGCTCATCGTTGTGACGACAGTTCTGACAGTCGTGACGTTGGTAAGCTGGCCGTGGCGCTTTGATGGCCCGGACTACTTCAGGAACCTTCTTCGTTTTGCGACGGATTGGGAATTCAATGCAGGGATCTACCATCTCTTCCGTTGGATTGCCGGTGATGGGGCGTTTCTACTTAGCGGCGCCGCCATCCTGCTATTGATGGTGGGACTCTGGCGACGGGATGACGGAACATCGTATCGACAGGTCGAGAATGTCTTTTACCTCCTGGCGGCCGTGGTCCTTCTCTCTCCGACGGTCATGCCGTGGTACCTGTTGTGGGCACTTCCGTTTGCAGCACTACTACGACGCTGGAGTTTCATCGTCCTGACGGGCCTCAGCCTGCTCTCCTATCTCATTTACATCGACCAGACGGAACATGCCTGGTGGTTGTGGTTGGAGCACGGCGTGTTCGCACTCATGTTCGCCCGCGAAGAGATCGGCCGGCGTATCCGTCTCCAACCGACCGGTTTCGACGTATAAGGGTTTCCAGATCGTGATGAGTCGACAAACACTGCAACACTGGATCCTTCTT
It contains:
- a CDS encoding peptide chain release factor 3; its protein translation is MELTDTILRKETERRRTFAIISHPDAGKTTLTEKLLLYGGAIRQAGAVRARRAARHATSDWLELEKQRGISVSSSVMTFEHHGLRVNILDTPGHHDFSEDTYRTLTAADSAVMLIDAAKGVEPQTRKLFQVCRMRGIPIFTFINKWDRRGHEPLDLMSEIEEVLGIHSTAANWPIGAGSDFSGIYDRLKQRLSLFKGGNHGTSQVEEQQIDGAPDSEAIREALGTQAETLRDELELLDGAGESFDRDKVARGELTPVFFGSALTNFGVFPLLENFLDLAPSPQPRESDVGPVDPLDPSFSGFVFKIQANMDPDHRDRVAFVRVCSGRFLKGETTTHVPSKKKIRLANSTLLMAQDRQEVDEAYPGDVVGLFDPGTFRIGDTLSDRGDFNYAGIPSFSPEHFARVHVAETLRRKALTKGLDQLTQEGLVQLFSEPGAGSAAPVLGAVGPLQFEVLKFRMESEYSVELKLQPLKFKVARWLRGDFDPAAFIHSQTAKLLEDREGQPVLLVDNQYSLRWIQDKHEGLEFLETAG
- a CDS encoding glycosyltransferase 87 family protein, producing MFPPIAGSSRGLVLLGGVAMLTYVRASFGAGWTSSRSDVLEVLALFAGIFLLYGVSYGHAASLSRDADRRRSVVKIILLFAVGFRLAFVGVGLPADDPLGGLADDLKGDGPVVTQFVAYDNDIWRYLWDGHVSAAGLSPFNLSPDAAADLPESELLDDPWWLVHERVDHGSYRTVYPPVAQHTFLTLHRVAPASAMAVKLLMMLFDIGSCCVLAGIVSRLNAPPSCLLLYAWNPLAIKELAGSGHVDAMLIFFVLLAVDRLLRGASVTGGAALGLAIASKLTPAPLVILLMRRRGGRQSLIVVTTVLTVVTLVSWPWRFDGPDYFRNLLRFATDWEFNAGIYHLFRWIAGDGAFLLSGAAILLLMVGLWRRDDGTSYRQVENVFYLLAAVVLLSPTVMPWYLLWALPFAALLRRWSFIVLTGLSLLSYLIYIDQTEHAWWLWLEHGVFALMFAREEIGRRIRLQPTGFDV